A portion of the Punica granatum isolate Tunisia-2019 chromosome 7, ASM765513v2, whole genome shotgun sequence genome contains these proteins:
- the LOC116215536 gene encoding cold-responsive protein kinase 1-like → MICFPFLRRKGPSLSGHTVEIDEEVSSIQNTKLYTYKELRVATQDFNPANKVGEGGFGSVYKGILKDGTVAAIKVLSAESRQGVKEFLTEINVIAEIEHENLVKLIGCCVEGKHRILLYGYLENNSLAQTLLGGSHSSIQFSWRARCGICIGVAQGLAFLHEEVQPHIVHRDIKASNILLNRYLKPKISDFGLAKLFPTNMTHISTRVAGTAGYLAPEYALRGQLTRKADVYSFGVLLLEIVCGRCNTNRRLPPEDRYLLERVWKLHEAGELVTIVDSSLNGDFDAREATKYLKIGLLCTQDMPKLRPSMSTVVKMLTGEIDMNEEKISRPGLLSEFMGVKVDLGKTDTKDSTYTVSSGNADNMSSSSGDMTTSYATMTFNSIYDRN, encoded by the exons ATGATTTGCTTTCCTTTTCTCAGGCGGAAGGGTCCTTCCTTATCTGGGCACACAGTCGAAATCGATGAAG aGGTCTCATCTATTCAGAACACTAAACTTTACACTTACAAAGAGTTGCGGGTAGCAACTCAAGATTTTAATCCAGCCAATAAGGTTGGAGAGGGTGGATTTGGATCTGTATACAAG GGAATTCTTAAAGATGGAACTGTGGCTGCAATCAAAGTATTGTCCGCAGAATCGAGGCAAGGAGTCAAGGAGTTCCTAACAGAAATAAATGTCATAGCAGAGATAGAGCATGAGAATCTGGTGAAGTTGATAGGCTGTTGCGTGGAAGGGAAGCATAGGATTCTGCTTTATGGATATCTCGAGAACAATAGTCTGGCACAGACACTTTTAG GTGGAAGCCACAGTAGCATTCAATTTAGCTGGCGGGCAAGGTGTGGAATTTGCATCGGTGTTGCACAGGGGCTCGCTTTCCTTCATGAGGAAGTCCAACCTCATATTGTTCACCGGGATATAAAAGCGAGCAACATCCTTCTCAACAGATACCTCAAGCCCAAGATTTCAGATTTTGGGCTTGCTAAGCTTTTCCCCACTAACATGACCCATATCAGTACTCGAGTTGCTGGGACAGC AGGTTATCTGGCACCTGAGTATGCATTACGAGGACAGTTGACTAGAAAAGCAGATGTCTACAGCTTTGGTGTCCTTCTTTTGGAGATTGTTTGTGGGAGATGCAACACGAACCGAAGGCTTCCACCTGAAGATAGATATCTTCTTGAAAGG GTATGGAAACTTCATGAGGCGGGAGAGCTCGTCACTATAGTGGATTCTTCTCTCAATGGTGATTTCGATGCCAGGGAGGCCACAAAGTACCtaaagattggtctcctttgCACCCAGGACATGCCGAAGCTCCGGCCCTCCATGTCCACAGTGGTGAAGATGCTAACTGGCGAGATTGACATGAACGAGGAGAAGATTTCGAGACCGGGGCTTCTCTCAGAGTTCATGGGTGTCAAAGTTGATCTTGGGAAGACAGACACCAAGGACTCTACTTACACGGTATCCTCTGGCAATGCGGATAATATGTCTTCCTCTTCCGGAGACATGACCACTTCTTATGCCACAATGACTTTCAATTCGATATACGACCGGAATTGA
- the LOC116212843 gene encoding probable beta-1,3-galactosyltransferase 14 isoform X1, with protein MRTDHLSLLLAQKWTNPQTYLGCLKKGPIFRDPKLKWYEPLHELLGKDYFLQAYGPIYALSADVSSQAITNLRNNSFRMSSNEDVTIGAWMLAMNVNHENHRLLHVPSCEPQAIAVWDIPKCSGLCHPEKQLLELHRMESCSKSPTVPLED; from the exons ATGCGGACAGATCACCTTTCAttactcttggcccaaaagtgGACTAATCCTCAAACTTATCTTGGATGCCTGAAAAAGGGCCCGATTTTCAGGGATCCCAAACTTAAGTG GTATGAGCCGCTCCACGAGCTGCTTGGGAAAGATTACTTTCTCCAGGCTTATGGTCCAATCTATGCCCTTTCTGCTGATGTTTCGTCGCAAGCCATCACTAATCTCAGAAATAATAG CTTCAGGATGTCCAGTAATGAGGACGTCACAATAGGTGCATGGATGCTAGCAATGAATGTCAACCATGAGAACCACAGATTACTGCATGTACCAAGCTGTGAACCGCAAGCCATTGCCGTGTGGGATATTCCCAAGTGCTCAG GGCTATGTCATCCCGAGAAGCAGTTACTGGAGCTCCATCGAATGGAGAGCTGCTCGAAGAGCCCCACTGTGCCTTTGGAAGACTAG
- the LOC116212843 gene encoding probable beta-1,3-galactosyltransferase 14 isoform X2: MFLLVVVEKTYQRDVKNFVLRRYEPLHELLGKDYFLQAYGPIYALSADVSSQAITNLRNNSFRMSSNEDVTIGAWMLAMNVNHENHRLLHVPSCEPQAIAVWDIPKCSGLCHPEKQLLELHRMESCSKSPTVPLED; the protein is encoded by the exons ATGTTTCTTCTAGTTGTGGTTGAAAAAACATATCAAAGAGACGTAAAGAACTTTGTATTGAGAAG GTATGAGCCGCTCCACGAGCTGCTTGGGAAAGATTACTTTCTCCAGGCTTATGGTCCAATCTATGCCCTTTCTGCTGATGTTTCGTCGCAAGCCATCACTAATCTCAGAAATAATAG CTTCAGGATGTCCAGTAATGAGGACGTCACAATAGGTGCATGGATGCTAGCAATGAATGTCAACCATGAGAACCACAGATTACTGCATGTACCAAGCTGTGAACCGCAAGCCATTGCCGTGTGGGATATTCCCAAGTGCTCAG GGCTATGTCATCCCGAGAAGCAGTTACTGGAGCTCCATCGAATGGAGAGCTGCTCGAAGAGCCCCACTGTGCCTTTGGAAGACTAG